A single genomic interval of Hyphomicrobium methylovorum harbors:
- a CDS encoding penicillin-binding protein 1A has product MRSPTLPPPSAPKRRRKRRKSLLLSFLGFSFATFVLLFIAGSAGAAFLVWQVSRDLPDYESLSKYEPPVMTRIHAHDGSLISEFARERRIFVPINTIPKRVIGAFLSAEDRRFYEHGGIDLQGIGRAVFAAVEAKMHGSNKRAQGASTITQQVAKNFLLTNERSVERKIKEAILAVRIESAYSKDKILELYLNEIFLGMNSYGVAAASLTYFNKELKDLTIEEAAYLAALPKGPNNYHPFRQKAKATERRNWIIGQMAENGYITEEEEEQAKKIPLTVNLRQGGSHISTAEFFTEEVRRTLLNRYGEEKLYGGGLSVRTTLDPQLQKIARRALINGLVKFDRRRGWRGPVATIDIAGDWGVALGAIRSPNDIDPWRLGVVLETQKAKAIVGFKPGRQQDASLVKDREAVEVSFEEMKWAARRVGKKGEGKSPGDILKPGDVVYVAPKDPANIKGAWSLMQIPEVGGGLVAMDPYTGRVLAIAGGFSFDMSQFDRVVQAKRQPGSSFKPFVYTAAIDNGYKPTSIILDAPIEIAQGPGQDIWRPANYDDKDATGPETLRYGIERSRNQMTVRLAQDLGMPLITEYAKRFGLYDDLLPVLSMSLGAGETTLLRMATGYCMLANGGKEVKSTLIDRIQDRYGHTVWRHDERQCMGCTADHWANQGEPDLIDERRQVIDPHSAYQMTSIMEGVIQRGTGSVLKSLNRPIAGKTGTTNEEKDAWFIGYTPTMVVGVYLGYDTPKPMGHGNTGGMIAAPIFGEFLTAALADTPAAPFRVPPGIKFVQVDKKTGLRATGENTDTILEAFKPNEEPDDAYSMIGIAHAGAPAGPPAVYGGGDAYAAPAAPSRPPPGTPSARTDGGLSPNGFW; this is encoded by the coding sequence ATGCGTTCGCCAACGCTGCCGCCGCCATCGGCACCGAAACGTAGACGAAAGCGGCGCAAGAGCTTGCTGCTGAGCTTCCTTGGCTTCAGCTTCGCGACGTTCGTTCTGCTCTTTATTGCGGGCTCCGCCGGTGCCGCATTCCTTGTCTGGCAGGTCTCACGCGACCTCCCGGACTACGAAAGTCTGTCGAAATACGAGCCCCCCGTCATGACGCGCATCCATGCGCACGACGGCTCCCTGATTTCCGAATTCGCCCGCGAGCGGCGTATCTTCGTTCCGATCAACACGATCCCCAAGCGGGTGATCGGCGCGTTTCTGTCAGCCGAAGACCGTCGCTTCTATGAACACGGCGGCATCGATTTGCAGGGTATTGGCCGTGCCGTATTCGCAGCCGTCGAAGCCAAAATGCACGGCTCGAACAAGCGCGCCCAAGGTGCCTCCACCATTACTCAGCAGGTCGCAAAAAACTTCCTGCTGACGAACGAACGCTCGGTTGAGCGCAAGATCAAGGAAGCGATCCTCGCCGTCCGCATTGAGAGTGCCTATTCGAAAGACAAGATCCTCGAGCTCTACCTCAACGAGATCTTCCTCGGCATGAACTCCTACGGCGTCGCCGCCGCGAGCCTGACCTACTTCAATAAGGAACTGAAGGATCTGACGATCGAAGAGGCCGCGTATCTGGCGGCCCTGCCGAAAGGTCCGAACAACTATCATCCGTTCCGCCAGAAGGCGAAGGCGACCGAACGGCGAAACTGGATCATCGGCCAGATGGCCGAGAACGGCTACATCACTGAGGAAGAAGAAGAGCAGGCGAAAAAAATTCCGCTCACCGTCAACCTGCGCCAGGGCGGATCGCACATCTCGACTGCCGAATTCTTCACGGAGGAAGTCCGCCGCACGCTTCTCAACCGCTACGGCGAGGAGAAGCTCTATGGCGGCGGATTGTCGGTGCGCACCACGCTTGATCCGCAGTTGCAGAAGATTGCACGCCGCGCGCTCATCAATGGTCTGGTGAAGTTCGATCGCCGCCGTGGCTGGCGCGGTCCCGTCGCCACGATTGATATCGCAGGTGACTGGGGCGTTGCGCTCGGCGCGATCCGCAGTCCCAATGACATCGACCCCTGGCGCCTCGGCGTCGTTCTCGAAACGCAGAAGGCCAAAGCGATCGTCGGCTTCAAGCCCGGCCGCCAGCAGGACGCGTCACTTGTTAAAGATCGCGAAGCCGTCGAGGTCTCGTTCGAGGAAATGAAATGGGCGGCCAGGCGCGTCGGCAAGAAGGGTGAAGGCAAGTCGCCGGGCGATATCCTGAAGCCGGGCGATGTCGTCTACGTTGCTCCGAAAGATCCGGCAAACATCAAGGGCGCTTGGTCTTTGATGCAGATTCCCGAGGTCGGCGGTGGTCTCGTCGCGATGGATCCCTACACCGGCCGCGTGCTCGCAATCGCTGGCGGCTTCTCGTTCGATATGAGCCAGTTTGACCGCGTGGTGCAGGCCAAGCGACAGCCGGGCTCGTCGTTCAAGCCCTTCGTCTATACCGCTGCGATCGACAACGGATACAAGCCGACGTCGATCATCTTGGACGCGCCGATCGAAATCGCTCAGGGACCAGGGCAGGACATCTGGCGCCCGGCGAACTACGACGACAAGGACGCGACCGGACCCGAAACGCTGCGCTACGGCATAGAGCGCTCGCGCAACCAGATGACTGTGCGTTTGGCGCAGGATCTCGGCATGCCGCTGATCACCGAGTACGCCAAGAGGTTTGGCCTCTATGACGATTTGCTTCCGGTGCTCTCGATGTCGCTTGGTGCGGGCGAGACGACGCTGCTGAGAATGGCCACCGGCTATTGCATGCTGGCCAACGGCGGCAAGGAGGTCAAATCGACCTTGATCGACCGCATTCAGGATCGCTACGGGCATACCGTTTGGCGTCACGATGAGCGTCAGTGCATGGGGTGCACGGCGGATCACTGGGCCAATCAAGGCGAACCGGATTTGATCGACGAACGCCGTCAGGTCATTGATCCGCATTCCGCCTACCAGATGACATCGATCATGGAAGGCGTCATCCAGCGCGGCACCGGCAGCGTTCTCAAATCTCTCAATCGCCCGATCGCAGGCAAGACGGGCACCACGAACGAAGAAAAAGATGCGTGGTTCATTGGCTATACGCCGACCATGGTTGTCGGCGTCTATCTCGGTTACGACACGCCGAAGCCGATGGGGCATGGCAACACCGGCGGCATGATCGCCGCTCCGATCTTCGGTGAATTCCTGACCGCCGCGCTCGCGGACACCCCCGCCGCGCCGTTCCGCGTTCCGCCGGGCATCAAGTTCGTACAGGTTGATAAGAAGACAGGCTTGCGCGCGACAGGCGAGAATACCGATACGATCCTCGAAGCTTTCAAGCCAAACGAGGAACCGGATGACGCGTATTCAATGATCGGCATTGCGCATGCCGGTGCACCGGCTGGACCACCCGCCGTGTATGGTGGCGGCGATGCGTATGCGGCTCCAGCAGCGCCCTCGCGTCCGCCGCCCGGCACGCCTTCGGCACGAACCGACGGCGGGCTCAGTCCCAACGGCTTCTGGTAA
- a CDS encoding N-acetylmuramoyl-L-alanine amidase: MAGGGAELRNKVQSAIVRWVIGTLALVVLVLSNGPLAAAGAQATAVQLSATAKATTFELTLSEGLTAQVYTLASPYRVVLDLPDLDFRLDPSEGKKGKGLISAFRYGLFAEHKARVVIDTKGPVKIASAGMTRIPGGTAVKLTVILSPTDAASFGNGTGASRSAAPPTPDLSGALPLMDAEPKAPKAHAKPVIVIDPGHGGIDPGALGANNVSEKTIVLAVALQLKSVLAKTGQYDVRLTRTDDVFVSLDRRLKFSSESSADLFISLHADSIEQKKMADSIRGATVYTLSNKASDEQARIMAEKENASDLIAGIQSTDQGGEEVKNILIDLLKRETSNFSQDFSRLLVKKLKKNIATSRIPERSAAFKVLKQTHAPSVLVELGYVSNKVEEQEMMTVAWQSTVAEAIAAAVETYFNKRTVSKP; this comes from the coding sequence ATGGCCGGGGGCGGAGCAGAACTCAGAAACAAGGTTCAGTCTGCCATCGTGCGCTGGGTCATCGGGACGTTGGCGCTGGTCGTTCTGGTGCTTTCGAACGGGCCATTGGCGGCCGCAGGGGCCCAAGCAACGGCTGTTCAGCTATCCGCGACGGCCAAAGCCACGACCTTCGAACTGACGCTCAGCGAGGGCCTCACGGCCCAGGTTTACACGCTGGCAAGCCCCTATCGCGTGGTTCTCGACCTGCCGGATCTAGACTTCAGGCTCGATCCTTCCGAGGGGAAGAAGGGCAAAGGCCTGATTTCGGCATTTCGGTACGGCCTGTTTGCCGAACATAAGGCCCGGGTCGTGATCGACACCAAGGGTCCGGTGAAAATTGCCTCGGCCGGAATGACGCGGATACCGGGCGGCACGGCCGTCAAGCTCACGGTCATTCTCAGCCCTACGGACGCGGCATCGTTCGGCAACGGCACCGGAGCATCGCGCTCCGCCGCTCCGCCAACCCCGGACCTGTCCGGCGCACTTCCTCTGATGGATGCCGAGCCGAAGGCCCCCAAAGCGCACGCCAAGCCAGTCATCGTGATCGATCCGGGCCATGGCGGCATCGATCCCGGCGCGCTCGGCGCCAACAATGTCTCAGAAAAAACGATCGTTCTGGCGGTCGCCCTACAACTTAAATCCGTGCTTGCAAAAACGGGTCAATACGACGTGCGGTTGACTCGCACCGACGACGTTTTCGTTTCGTTGGACCGCCGCCTCAAGTTCTCCAGCGAGAGCAGCGCCGACCTATTCATCTCGCTGCACGCGGACTCGATAGAACAGAAGAAGATGGCGGACTCCATTCGCGGTGCCACCGTCTACACGCTGTCGAACAAGGCGTCGGACGAGCAGGCCCGCATCATGGCCGAAAAGGAAAACGCTTCGGACCTCATCGCCGGCATCCAATCCACCGACCAGGGTGGCGAGGAGGTCAAAAATATCCTAATCGACCTCCTGAAGCGCGAAACCTCGAATTTTTCTCAGGACTTCTCGCGCCTGCTCGTCAAAAAGCTGAAAAAGAACATCGCCACCTCGCGGATCCCCGAGAGATCGGCCGCTTTCAAAGTGTTGAAGCAGACGCACGCGCCATCTGTGCTCGTCGAACTCGGCTATGTGAGCAACAAGGTCGAGGAGCAGGAAATGATGACAGTTGCTTGGCAGTCGACGGTCGCCGAGGCCATCGCCGCGGCCGTTGAAACGTATTTCAACAAGCGAACCGTCTCCAAGCCGTAA
- a CDS encoding Rne/Rng family ribonuclease, with the protein MSNTKMLIDATHPEETRVVVQRNGRVEEFDFESAARKLLRGNIYLAKVTRVEPSLQAAFVDYGGNRHGFLAFNEVHPDYYQIPVADRQALLDEEAAAEAELEAAADRRAEAMSRRAADRSQGESNASEGGFSEQDSGEGDDETEPSHIVDVEEDEHIEEIGGDGEVTTSKTFAASVHITSEDVRFATPETIADAANDETGQPDTAQNDNTFEPEVVASDAAEDTHDSAQAPSEEGPAPEQDTFSEQPDHHTDYAQPDDHAPQGDYEGDAQPEEGSESGFRDGGRSRPRRRPRTYKIQEVIKRRQIILVQVVKEERGNKGAALTTYLSLAGRYTVLMPNTARGGGISRKITNAQDRRRLKAIAQELEVPEGMGLIIRTAGAARTKQEIKRDFEYLLRLWESVRELTLQSTAPSLVYEEGDLIKRSIRDLYNKDVEEVVVAGEEGHAEAADFMTMLMPSHAKNVVPYRDPTPLFTRYGVERQLNAMFQPQVTLRSGGYIVINQTEALVAIDVNSGKSTREFSIEETALATNLEAADEIARQLKLRDLAGLIVIDFIDMEEKRNNRAVERRLKDALRFDRARIQLGRISHFGLMEMSRQRLRTGVLEGSTSQCPHCQGTGIIRSTESVALAVLRGIEDAITAGANCPLIATTTPAVALYILNSKRAYIADMEVRHGHSVTVMGSDRVQGANFTVDRGAVTAAPRRAEHAAVNMDWGFDSENEPPAFDGDQHIIEVGDVEDDSTDRQRDSRGEGEEGGARRGRKRRRRGRGGRDRDRGDDNRYSAGSRDDENGHSFSANGTAGEGADDEQNGDEDGFGEQPTVQDAEHAENGEANGERTAKRRRRGRRGGRRGRDRNRENGDAVAADAADQPEYNGSQPDSDGDERNDFEPDAASDVETVNTQEDAEASKSASARKPRRVWDKPSDDSNQDDAPAAARDEPEAVEPAPIQVEQPAAAAPVAEEAPAPAPAAPARGRRHESGSTEPRIERVVIGSGEQTEDVAASTAAAPQRKGWWQRKLSGE; encoded by the coding sequence ATGTCAAATACGAAAATGCTTATCGATGCCACGCATCCCGAGGAGACCCGGGTCGTGGTGCAGCGGAATGGCCGCGTAGAAGAATTCGATTTTGAAAGCGCCGCCCGCAAATTGCTGCGGGGAAATATCTACCTCGCAAAGGTGACGCGCGTTGAACCTTCGTTGCAGGCGGCATTCGTCGACTACGGCGGAAATCGCCACGGCTTCCTAGCTTTCAACGAAGTCCATCCGGACTACTACCAGATCCCGGTTGCCGATCGGCAGGCGCTCCTCGACGAGGAAGCGGCTGCAGAAGCGGAACTCGAAGCTGCCGCCGACAGGCGCGCGGAAGCCATGTCGCGACGTGCAGCCGATCGTTCGCAGGGCGAATCCAACGCGTCAGAAGGCGGCTTCAGCGAACAGGACTCGGGCGAAGGCGACGACGAAACCGAACCCTCTCACATCGTCGATGTTGAAGAAGACGAACACATCGAGGAAATTGGCGGAGACGGGGAAGTTACTACGTCGAAGACGTTTGCCGCGTCGGTTCACATCACCAGCGAAGATGTGCGCTTCGCGACGCCGGAGACGATCGCAGACGCTGCGAACGACGAAACCGGCCAGCCTGACACCGCGCAGAACGACAACACCTTTGAACCCGAAGTTGTCGCCAGCGACGCCGCTGAGGACACGCACGACTCCGCTCAGGCGCCCTCCGAGGAAGGCCCGGCGCCGGAGCAGGATACTTTCAGCGAGCAGCCAGATCATCACACCGACTACGCGCAGCCGGATGATCACGCACCGCAAGGTGACTACGAAGGCGATGCACAGCCGGAAGAAGGTTCAGAGTCGGGCTTCCGCGACGGCGGTCGTTCGCGCCCGCGCCGCCGGCCGCGCACCTACAAGATCCAGGAAGTCATCAAGCGTCGGCAGATCATTCTGGTTCAGGTCGTCAAAGAAGAGCGTGGCAACAAGGGCGCCGCACTTACGACGTACCTTTCGCTCGCTGGCCGCTACACCGTTCTGATGCCGAATACCGCACGCGGCGGTGGCATTTCCCGCAAGATCACGAACGCACAGGATCGTCGGCGTTTGAAGGCCATTGCCCAAGAGCTGGAAGTTCCGGAGGGCATGGGGCTCATCATTCGCACGGCAGGTGCCGCGCGCACGAAGCAAGAGATCAAGCGCGATTTCGAATATCTGCTGCGGCTTTGGGAGAGCGTGCGCGAGTTGACGCTCCAGTCCACCGCGCCGAGCCTCGTTTATGAAGAAGGCGACCTGATCAAGCGGTCTATCCGCGATCTCTACAATAAGGACGTCGAGGAAGTTGTCGTCGCGGGTGAAGAGGGGCATGCGGAAGCGGCCGACTTCATGACGATGCTGATGCCGAGCCACGCCAAGAACGTGGTGCCGTATCGCGATCCGACGCCGCTGTTCACGCGCTACGGCGTCGAGCGGCAGCTCAACGCGATGTTCCAGCCGCAGGTCACGCTGCGGTCCGGCGGGTACATCGTCATCAACCAGACGGAAGCGCTGGTCGCGATTGACGTCAACTCAGGAAAATCGACGCGCGAATTCTCGATCGAAGAAACCGCGCTGGCGACGAACCTTGAGGCTGCCGACGAAATCGCCCGGCAATTGAAGCTGCGCGACCTCGCCGGGCTTATCGTCATCGACTTCATCGACATGGAGGAGAAGCGCAACAACCGGGCCGTCGAGCGACGCCTGAAGGATGCGCTGCGATTTGACAGAGCCCGAATTCAACTTGGCCGCATTTCGCACTTCGGCCTCATGGAAATGTCGCGCCAGCGTCTCAGAACCGGCGTGCTCGAAGGATCGACGTCGCAGTGCCCGCATTGCCAAGGTACCGGCATTATCCGGTCGACCGAGAGCGTGGCGCTGGCGGTTCTGCGCGGTATCGAAGATGCAATCACCGCAGGCGCTAATTGCCCGCTGATCGCAACGACGACACCCGCCGTTGCGCTCTACATCCTGAACAGCAAGCGCGCCTACATCGCCGACATGGAAGTGCGCCACGGCCATTCCGTGACGGTCATGGGAAGCGACCGCGTTCAGGGCGCGAACTTTACAGTCGATCGCGGTGCCGTAACGGCTGCGCCTCGTCGTGCGGAACACGCCGCAGTCAATATGGACTGGGGCTTCGACAGCGAGAATGAGCCGCCAGCATTTGACGGCGACCAACACATTATCGAAGTCGGGGACGTCGAAGACGACTCGACTGATCGCCAGCGCGACTCGCGTGGTGAGGGAGAAGAAGGCGGCGCGCGCCGTGGGCGGAAGCGTCGGCGTCGCGGACGCGGTGGACGTGATCGCGATCGTGGAGATGACAACCGCTACAGCGCAGGCTCGCGCGACGATGAAAACGGCCACTCGTTCAGCGCCAACGGAACTGCCGGAGAGGGCGCGGACGACGAGCAGAACGGCGACGAGGACGGCTTCGGTGAACAGCCGACCGTTCAGGATGCCGAACATGCGGAAAACGGCGAGGCCAATGGCGAACGCACAGCGAAGCGCCGCCGTCGCGGCCGCCGCGGTGGACGACGTGGCCGCGATCGCAATCGCGAGAACGGTGATGCTGTTGCCGCGGATGCTGCCGACCAGCCTGAGTATAATGGTTCGCAGCCGGATTCGGATGGCGATGAACGCAATGACTTCGAGCCGGATGCGGCCTCGGATGTTGAGACCGTAAACACGCAGGAAGATGCTGAAGCCAGCAAGTCAGCAAGCGCGCGCAAGCCACGGCGCGTTTGGGACAAGCCGTCAGACGACTCGAACCAGGACGACGCCCCGGCGGCGGCACGTGACGAGCCTGAGGCCGTGGAGCCAGCTCCCATTCAGGTCGAACAACCTGCAGCAGCCGCGCCCGTTGCCGAAGAGGCGCCTGCGCCTGCCCCGGCGGCACCGGCACGTGGCCGACGGCATGAATCGGGATCAACTGAACCGCGTATCGAGCGCGTGGTGATCGGTTCTGGCGAACAGACTGAGGATGTCGCGGCATCGACTGCTGCAGCGCCGCAACGCAAGGGTTGGTGGCAACGCAAACTCAGCGGCGAATAG
- a CDS encoding M48 family metalloprotease, producing MTATCTAKFRSLLRGRSIVVAGAMLTALQMSVGAAQAQGLPLIRDAEIEALLQDYAQPVFRAAGIGGGRVTVRIVNNDAFNAFVVDGANVFVHTGTLMQANTPNEVIGVIAHESGHIAGGHMAALRARIAKDQTRALLTQVLGIGAMVAGGVAGGSSGQETMQGGQAIMQGGTNIIMKGLLAERRSQESAADQAGLKYLTATKQSGQGMLATFERFKQQEYLSEGLQDPFIRSHPLSTDRLARLSELVRSSPYANQKDPPSLQLRHDLMRAKLSGYLESPSTVANRYPPSDTSLPARYARAIALFFRGGGGALEASVRDINVMIRENPEYPYFYELKADLLMRSGRKKEAIPDLRQALALAPGSPLIQVELASALQDGNNAAGLKESVDLLRKALVTDQNGRAYRLLANAYYKQGKGPEADAMTAQAYFYEGDVKQAQNFAKRAQAQLRSGSPEWLKNDDIINYKPQT from the coding sequence ATGACTGCAACGTGTACTGCAAAATTCAGATCGTTGCTGCGGGGGCGCTCAATCGTCGTTGCCGGTGCGATGCTGACTGCGTTGCAGATGAGCGTTGGCGCGGCGCAGGCGCAAGGGCTTCCGCTGATCCGCGACGCTGAAATCGAAGCGCTGCTGCAGGATTACGCTCAACCCGTCTTCCGCGCCGCGGGCATCGGCGGCGGCCGTGTGACGGTTCGCATCGTCAACAACGACGCATTCAACGCGTTCGTCGTCGACGGCGCTAACGTCTTCGTCCACACTGGCACTCTCATGCAGGCCAACACGCCGAATGAAGTTATCGGCGTCATTGCCCACGAAAGCGGCCATATCGCAGGCGGGCACATGGCGGCCCTGCGCGCGCGCATCGCGAAAGATCAAACGCGCGCGTTGCTCACTCAAGTTCTCGGCATCGGCGCGATGGTGGCGGGTGGCGTTGCAGGCGGAAGCTCTGGCCAAGAAACCATGCAGGGCGGCCAGGCTATCATGCAGGGCGGCACAAACATCATCATGAAGGGTCTGCTGGCTGAGAGGCGGTCTCAGGAATCGGCTGCCGACCAGGCTGGCCTAAAGTATCTGACGGCGACGAAACAGTCAGGCCAGGGAATGCTCGCAACGTTCGAGCGTTTCAAACAGCAAGAATATCTCTCGGAAGGACTGCAGGATCCGTTCATTCGTTCGCATCCGCTTTCGACAGATCGCCTTGCACGACTGAGCGAACTCGTGCGGTCGAGCCCGTATGCCAATCAGAAGGACCCGCCCTCGCTTCAGCTGCGCCACGACCTGATGCGCGCCAAGCTTTCGGGCTATCTGGAGTCTCCATCAACGGTGGCGAACAGATATCCCCCGAGCGACACGTCGCTTCCGGCGCGGTATGCCCGTGCGATCGCCCTGTTCTTTCGCGGCGGGGGCGGCGCACTCGAAGCATCGGTGCGGGACATCAACGTTATGATCCGGGAAAATCCGGAATACCCCTACTTCTATGAACTGAAGGCGGATCTGCTCATGCGGTCCGGCCGCAAGAAAGAGGCCATTCCCGATCTCCGGCAGGCGCTTGCGCTCGCACCCGGAAGTCCGCTGATCCAGGTCGAGCTCGCGAGCGCCCTGCAGGACGGTAACAATGCGGCAGGGTTGAAGGAATCGGTCGATCTCTTACGTAAGGCGCTGGTAACAGACCAAAACGGACGGGCGTACCGGCTATTGGCGAACGCCTACTACAAGCAGGGAAAAGGACCAGAAGCCGACGCCATGACGGCGCAGGCGTATTTTTACGAAGGCGACGTGAAGCAAGCTCAAAACTTTGCGAAGCGCGCCCAGGCGCAACTCAGGTCCGGTTCGCCGGAATGGCTAAAGAACGACGACATCATCAACTACAAGCCGCAAACGTAA
- a CDS encoding DsbA family protein, protein MTPTGLFRQAAKLVRAAKPMALTPVCGALALAAFLAAAPSGPSGFAHAEPITPTAGGSTFSDDQKKALGEIIRDYLIKNPDVMLDVQTALEEKVQKDQDTKLKSFIDSNHKRIYRNPNSSVAGNPDGDITVVEFFDYNCGYCKRGLSEVQQLIKDDTKVRLVFKELPILSKGSEEAARIALAAKRQGKYWEMHQALLSAKGHSDKDSALKLASSLGLDVDKLKTDMASDEITNELKDMMLLAKEMGINGTPHFLVGDKSIPGAPEDLHAQLETLVTDFRKKGCSTC, encoded by the coding sequence ATGACACCGACAGGTCTTTTTCGACAGGCTGCCAAGCTCGTTCGCGCGGCTAAACCGATGGCACTCACTCCCGTATGTGGGGCATTGGCGCTTGCTGCGTTCCTGGCAGCCGCACCGTCCGGACCGTCGGGCTTTGCGCATGCTGAGCCGATTACGCCGACGGCCGGTGGGTCGACCTTCTCGGACGATCAGAAAAAAGCGCTCGGCGAAATCATTCGTGACTATCTGATCAAGAATCCCGACGTGATGCTCGACGTGCAGACGGCACTCGAGGAAAAAGTTCAGAAGGATCAGGACACCAAGCTCAAGTCCTTCATCGATAGCAACCACAAGAGGATCTATCGCAATCCGAACAGCTCGGTGGCGGGCAATCCCGATGGCGATATCACGGTCGTCGAGTTCTTCGATTACAACTGCGGCTACTGCAAGCGCGGCCTGTCGGAAGTGCAGCAGCTCATAAAGGACGATACGAAGGTTCGCCTCGTCTTCAAGGAATTGCCGATCCTATCCAAGGGCTCGGAAGAAGCGGCGCGCATCGCTCTCGCTGCGAAGCGCCAAGGCAAATACTGGGAAATGCATCAGGCCCTGCTCAGCGCGAAAGGGCATTCTGATAAGGACAGTGCTCTCAAGCTCGCGAGTTCACTTGGCCTCGACGTGGACAAGCTCAAAACCGACATGGCGAGCGATGAGATCACGAACGAGCTGAAGGACATGATGCTTCTCGCGAAGGAGATGGGCATCAACGGCACGCCGCACTTCCTCGTCGGCGACAAGTCCATCCCGGGGGCTCCGGAAGACTTGCATGCGCAGCTTGAGACGCTCGTCACCGATTTCCGTAAGAAGGGCTGCTCCACGTGCTGA
- the aroQ gene encoding type II 3-dehydroquinate dehydratase, which translates to MLPVVYVLNGPNLNLLGVREPEIYGSETLADLRARAEAEAERNGVTLDFRQSNIEGELVNWVQEARSKAKGIIINAGAYTHTSVAILDALQAAELPVIEVHLSNIFRRDQFRQHSYVSLAATGVICGLGGTGYELAIKAMAGILGAKSQKSA; encoded by the coding sequence ATGCTTCCCGTCGTCTACGTTTTAAACGGCCCCAACCTCAATCTGCTCGGTGTTCGCGAACCGGAAATTTACGGTAGCGAAACGCTTGCGGACTTGCGCGCGCGGGCCGAGGCAGAGGCTGAACGGAACGGCGTAACCCTCGATTTTCGGCAATCCAACATCGAGGGAGAGCTGGTGAACTGGGTGCAGGAGGCACGCAGCAAGGCGAAGGGCATTATCATCAATGCCGGCGCCTATACCCACACCTCCGTTGCCATTCTCGACGCCCTCCAGGCCGCCGAGCTGCCGGTGATCGAGGTGCATTTATCCAACATCTTCCGGCGCGACCAGTTTCGCCAGCATTCCTACGTTTCACTTGCGGCAACGGGCGTCATCTGCGGCCTTGGCGGTACGGGTTACGAACTCGCTATAAAGGCGATGGCGGGGATCCTGGGCGCAAAATCCCAGAAGTCAGCGTGA
- the accB gene encoding acetyl-CoA carboxylase biotin carboxyl carrier protein, translated as MTAKDQGQKPGSAEGQMIRELAELLNDTGLTEIEIEKSGLKIRVAKKISIKAEPSYAYAPPPVAALPAAAAPQAAPASDPKAAHGTDYSKHPGAVKSPMVGTAYRSPEPSAPVFCEIGSKVTQGDTLLIIEAMKTMNQIPAPRSGTVKAILVENAQPVEYGEPLIIIE; from the coding sequence ATGACCGCAAAAGACCAGGGGCAGAAGCCGGGCAGCGCCGAAGGCCAGATGATCCGCGAGCTGGCTGAGCTTCTCAACGATACGGGCCTGACCGAGATCGAAATCGAGAAGAGCGGCCTTAAAATCCGCGTGGCGAAGAAAATCTCGATCAAAGCCGAGCCGTCCTATGCTTACGCACCGCCGCCCGTCGCGGCTTTGCCGGCAGCAGCGGCACCGCAGGCAGCACCTGCGTCAGACCCCAAGGCTGCTCACGGGACTGACTATTCCAAGCATCCGGGCGCCGTGAAGTCACCGATGGTCGGCACTGCGTATCGCTCGCCAGAACCCAGCGCTCCAGTCTTTTGCGAGATCGGCAGCAAGGTCACGCAGGGCGATACGTTGCTCATCATCGAAGCCATGAAAACTATGAACCAAATTCCCGCCCCTCGGTCGGGCACGGTCAAGGCCATCCTGGTCGAGAACGCGCAGCCCGTCGAATACGGCGAACCCCTGATCATCATAGAATAG